TCTTGAACAGCAGATCATCCTATAAAGTGTTTCCCTCCTCTTTTCTCAGGACTTTTTAACAATGTTTCAGGCTGCAGCAATGCTGAACTGATCATTCTCTTCTTCAGTGAGCAAGCAAGCCATGTAAAAAGCGCAGAGATGCCATCTGAAACTGACGGCGTACAAATACAGCAGTCCTGTACACATTCATTTAGATACAGCCTTGCTGAAGACAGAGCCATCTGCATCCCATTAATCTTGGCTGAATTTGGGTCATAGATGAGATTGACTAGCTTATTCCTTATTTACCTTATACAAGTTTTCAACAGACATTAATATGTAAAAGTTTGGCTATTTAATTGGCAGAAATATGCCAATCAGTGGTAGAGAGATCatcagaaaacagtattttcattgAGATAACTGTATTCACATAGCACAAATCCTCAGAGACAGACCAGAGTCAAAAGTCCAATTATCAAAAGGTTTCAGCAGGGAAAGTGAACCTAAGCTGCCAGTTGAGTTAACCACCAAAGATTTGTTGACCAAAGCGTTTTCAGCAcatgagaaggggaaaaagagacaGAGGTCAGGAATGACAGAAAAGCATGCAACTGTGCAACAGCTTTGTTCTGACATAGCTCTGTCCTATTTTGAACACTTTACACATTGTCTTTCTTACaagtatttgtttttacaaaaaatgACAACACTGTCTCAGGACTTACACGCTCTATTTCTTAGCTGCATGTCAcacatatttctttatttacatATGCTTATCTGGAGTTTAAAGATGGGATTTCGCCAATCTTCATAGTTTACAAGGCAGCTAAATTAAATCTCTACGATGTGTATTTAAACCAGTATGTTATCAGGTATGCAAATAGGAAACTTAAGTTATTGCTCCAAGGAGTCACAGAGTAGCTGATACTTTGCACCTGTACTTGTAAAATGAAGATTAAACCAAATGCCAAACACTTCGGAGGGGTAAAATGGCATCACCACCAAAGTAAAAACCAAAACTAGTTCAGGCATGAAAACCCACCGAACTCCCTGGAGATGTAAAGGTCACTCCAAGGAACATTTGTCAAGAACACATCCACTGAGCTCTAAAATAATGATTCTCCACGTTTTTCTCACACCTTCTATCAAATGACTGTCACAGATATTAAGACTCATGACACCCTTGTGAGGTAGGCCAGTATCATACACTGAGGTAGAAGGCAAGCAATTTGCTCAAGGTTGCATAGCAAACCACAGGCAAAAGTCAGGAACAGAACCCAAGAGGACTATCTCCTTGCTATCTTATTTCATtcctagaaaattctgttttctttacgAGAtcataaattacattttccaaagacaaacaataaaaaagcataTCCAACGTACTTGCACCCAGAGAGGTTGAAGGAGGCTGTTATAAAATGCTCAAATCAAACTTACCTCACCAATGCATCTGGTTTGCTTAGCTGGTTATTAGGAATACAATTTTCCATTAAGTCCTTATGTGCACTTGGGCTCTTGCTTggacatttctgttttttctcatttttagtAGATGATGAAGGGATGCTCCCATTAGTTGCACTGTGACTGCGAGGCGAGGAGTTCACAACTCCACtaacatttttgtaatttttggaTGAGGCAGTGCATGAGTCCTCTTTTAAGAGGTTTTCTGTACTTCCTACAAGATCATTATTTAATCTTTTACTATTGATATGGTTTTCCATATATTcaatttcctgtattttagaGTCTACAGGttgcaaaatattattatttattccaaGGTTGTGTTTCTTAGCATCCTtgtccttctcttttcccttttctctatATTCTAGCTCTGGCAATGTTGCAGATACTTTTTTATTGGTTGGAATGCCTCCATTGTGCTGCAAAAGTATTGAGGAATCCATCTCAGATAATCCTTTGGCTGTaataccaaaataaaaaaatagtttattagAATCAATCAACAttacaacacagaaaaatatgcaGACGATAATCATTAGAGTCtatttagcaaaacaaaacaaaacaacaacaacaaaaaaacaatagaaGCCATGtgacattttcagatttttttccactttacaGACAGCAAGGAGTAACCTAgatgtttaataataataataattccatCTTCATAGAGCGCTGCCTACTAGATTGATGTTGTTCCTAGTAAGAAACTAATTAGACAGAACATAATTAGTTTCTACTGTCATATTAACCACTGCCAAAAGTTTAATTTCTGTCTCCTCTAAATTCACAAGACTCACATCATAACAACACGGACTAGAGAAGCTGTTCTTCAGCaggctttttgtgttttttttgttttgttttgttgttgttgttgttgttgttgtttaattgcAGGTGATAATAGCAAATATTAAGTAATAAGTACAGTTTaccttcctctgcctccctcTCTTGCCTTTGTAGCATCTGCTGTTCTGGGGGCAGAGCTTGCTGGAGAAGCTGCATGTAGAACTCATTCTCTTTCTgaacttctttttgttttcttaaacgCATTTTGTAGCTGACATAACTTTTAAAGCCAAAGCCCAAAGTCACAACAGGGTAGCCAATACTAGGAAAAAGCAACTTTGTTATTCAAAATGTAATCATAAtagcaaataaacaaacccaaaaGCTGCGAATACATATGGATTACAACTTTTCATAGGAAGCAATATATGAAACTTTTTTGCTGTACTACAATAAAGCCATATTTTAAAGTGTAGAGATGACATTACCAAGATAAAATTACGGTTTGTTACAGACAGCAATTAACTGTAGCATAGATTAAAAGGTTATAACAATGTAGCTGCACTATGCATAGCAAAGACAGCTCTCAGACAAGTACAAATTACACATCCGTTATGGAGATAACAGCCAACTACAGCAGAAGTTCCTAAGTTCCCCTAAAGGgacatttaatatatattaagcTGGGAGATGCATAATAAACATCTAACCAGAAGACTGAAAGGAGAAACTGATTCTTAGTCCCATCCCTTCACACTTGAAATTAAGAACATATATGCCTTTTCCACCGCTCTGTAGAGACAAAGCAATGGTTTTGCAAAAGATTGCCTCTGCAACAGGCCCTGTGATACCTTCTTACTGCAACACAGGCTGAGAAATAGGAGCTGACAAAAATGCTGGAACATACAGCTCTGGGGCTACTACACTTCTGGTGGGGACCAAGTCTGTGAGCTAGAGCACCCTACCATcacccagccctgccacagCTAGAAGGATCCCTGGAGGTACAGCCTCAATAACCACCTGGCGCTGTTGAGGGTGACCACAATGAAGACACCTCTTGTGGGCAGTGAATGGCTTTTGAGAATTCCTGGTTTAGAAGACTGACCTTAAAGGTAGAAGTAAACAACTTCTAATCTCTAATTTATTTCTCCCACTTATCTTACTGACAGGTAAGGTATGAAAAAAATCCTCACTTTCAGCCAGGCTCTGCCGTTCCAGTTGTTTACAAGGATGACAGAAGGGTGGCAGAACTTTGGAATTATTTATACCAGCTTCACCACGTAGAATTAAATATTCTTATTTGCTGCAGTTTTCACAAGCAATACAGAATGCCAACAAATCATGCTAGTTTACTTATTAACAGGGATACTTGAGGAGTGAACAACCATCCCTgcatataaatacatacatctctggcaaatattttaacaaagcaCCATGAATTTGCGTTCTGAACACTGAAGATGTCCTAGATCAGGGCAAAACTCAGATGCAGATAACTGTATTAACTATCAGAGTCTTCTCACTCTTTGCTCAGTATTGGCTTTGTGCAAATTGCATTTCTAAGTATGCTTCCAGAACGCAGGAATCATTTGCACATGCACCTGATATGATCTCTGCAAACACTTCTATGTAATACTGGGTAAAGTCAGCTGCAGCTACGATTTTAAAACACTGATGACAATCCAAAATGTTTGCATCCAGCTCAGCAACAGAAAGACCTTTTTTCACCGTTCCTAAACTGCTTTGTAGCCTGATATAGAATTAACTTAGTGTTTAACGGACTTGTTGCGCAATGCAgataatataaattaaaatgacaaatgCCTAATTTATTGAAGACTGTATCACAGCAAACTGGACCGAATGACCCCAAGAACACATCTTAAACCTAACATGATTGATGCACACTATGTTAAAAATGTATGGAGTTAAAAGTGCATTTCTTCTAGGTATGGATACTCTGTAGTTATGTCTTCTGCCTGAAGTCACTCTTTTCAGTTACAAGGAACTATTGTAGTAAGtagggtttctttgtttgttttgctttctgacaAGACTTTCAAGCTGAAGCTTATTCACCTTCTCTGGTGAATTATGAAATTAGACAGTCATGAGAACCATTATCATTGTAGGGGGACAGAGGAGTGCtttgtcactggaaaaaaaataaaattcttaatgGAATGCATAAATTATCAGCGAAATTATTGTTATGCTACTTTTATCATATATTCATTATTATctatataaaatttataaatgACTAGCAAGAACTTTCAAAAAATGCTAGGAATATCCATGCTACAAATTCCCTACAGTTCACAAGAACTGTATTTTCAGAACAACTGTGCTTGGTTAGTGTTTACATTTTGCATGGAATATTTAATGACAGCTGTGAGAGGGGTGAATTAAACCCTGAACATCAAGTTTTCTggcaaaataaaagttaaaaaaaaaaaaaaaaggaaaaaggagaaaaaaaatacaacttaccAGTGTGCTGCAAATGGACGACAAAGATCTACATGGAagttttttaaatctttaaatctAATTGCCGCTTCGATATAAACGAAAAGTATCCACAGTGATACTGTTGGTAAACACACACCCCTCTCTATTGAGTGGAgggggggaagaagaggaaCATCTTAGTAACATTACAAGCAGCAGAtatttcaaagttatttttaaaagattccAAAAGTCAAGGAAAATTTCCAGACATATATAAATAGAATTgtaagaggtttttttttttttttgcataataaAATATCTAAgatgtctttattttaaaacaactctAAACTTTTGTCTCCTTATCTTGCTTTATTACTTTTACAAGTCACCAGTGAAAAATAACAGATGTACAGCTAATGAAATAGCTTGGCACAACGCTGTATACGACAAGGAACACAAGTGGAAGAATGTGCAGAAGATGAGGTAATGTTACAGCTTATGATCTTTGAGTCAGAAGTGGTGTGCTTGAACTACTTTTGTACTCCAAGTTAGGTATAGCTTAGTATCAGCAGCGAGCGAGTCAGCTGAGAAAATAGGAGCGAGGAAGCATGGTACTGGTTACTCCATAAACAGCAGTGCAGACAACGGTATCTGACTCAGACCTCTAGAGCACAGAGACACTGAGGACACTACTGATTTCCAGATTTCTCTCTCTAGCACTACTGGTAACAACATAAAACAGTAGCCAAAGCTAAGGTCGTAGTCCTCTTGGCCAATGGAAACCACCACTGTTGCCTGTAATACAGCCACTATAAAATTCAACAATTCAATTCCACTTGCATGCCACaagcttcagaaaaataaatgaagtcttTGATTATGCACTGATATCAACATACTTTGTACTTATTTGGAAACAAGTCTCAAATGCAAAACTAAGAGTATTTTTATGAGGACCTGATGCTTTGGTCTCTCCTGAATAACCTTCTACATGAGTTAGAAACCCATAGTAAAAACTCTCAGCTAATCAGGACTGAATGTTTCAACTAGGTAGACCTACCACCTAAAAAGATCATAACTTCAGTAAAAAAGAAGACCAAACCCCCCTTAATTTAGATGAGCATTGAAAAAGATTAATTCCTAAGGTTGcagcaaaatattaaaagagCTAAATAAGTAGAGTTAGAACTGGCCCACCACGTTTTTCCCTTATGGTTTCTAAACATCTGCTCTGAGAACAACTTCAGATATCATTTTAATATCTTAATATAACCCTAAAAAGAACTCCAgggttggtttgttgttgttgtttaaattaaatttactttATGTTGGACAGCAACTGGTTCATAGTCTCTCCCACTAGCTCCCATGCTGTCATTATTATAAATGACTAACTTGTCAAAAAGATGACTGCTTTCACCTGTAAGCTGAGAAATGATCCATGCTATCCTGCAACTTTTTTTGACCAAGGAAAGACAGATACATAACTCATGTCAAGTACTAACACACATGTAAACTAAACCATCTCCCAAACCCAACTGCTGCACCAGAACTCCAggatttctaaaaataatcaaCAACAACCctaaggatgagaaaaaaaaagtcagggaaGAAAATTTCTCCATGTGTCTCAGACCGTTCAAGCAACCATTATCACAACCACAGTAAGAGTTAATAACAAAATTGGTATTAGAAACCTTTTTGATCTGAAGCTGAATCCACATGGCACAAAGATTTGATaaagaagaactgaaaatgtggtaattttcctttatttgacTAATATGCTGTCTGATTGGAATGAGTGTTACGtcatttcacacttttttttgcatttgatcAGTATTTGTAGAGCTGCTACAGAAGTGTTttgaagttggaaaaaaatatttttttattagtcTGGAATTCCTGCTTCTATACCATCAACTCCATCAGTCAGTCATTAAATGACTTCTAGAAGATGCACCCAGAGAAGTATCAATTGCACATAAGCATACTAAAGATaacaacaccaacaaaattACTATAACAAAAGTACATTAAAGCAAGTGTGTTAACAAATACAAGAGAGTTTCCACATGCTACTGAAGACTGTAAGATACATATTCAAATTAGTAAATTTTAGTTAAAGAATAGTGACCTACCTGTGTGCCAGACATACTGTACCCATACATACGTGCTGGCAGCAAAAAACAGCCATTGTATTGGTATGAAGAGCAGACATATTATATTTGATGTGAATGCGACACAgacaaaaaatactgaaaaggcctaaaagaaaagaagggtaGGGGAGAAGAATAGTGTTTCAGTTTATTCCAGCaaacatcattttattttttaatggtgaCACCACAGTGATTTCAACATGGAAACACTAGTGTTGTTTATAACTGGGGTAAAGAAGTGGGGCAGTCTAGGTGATGAAAATACAAACTTATCCAATGAAAGGACAACATGTAGAACTCGAGAATACTTGTCTCCTGCCTGCTCTTCCAAAAAGTCTCCAAACAGCTGTATTTATTCCTTACTACTTCGTTTGAAGACTATATTTACAACTGTTCATGTAGTATTATCATTACTAAAACCTCCTggcaaaatattaaattaaaaaaaaaaaaaatatcaaaatcagCAGTGTAATTTACTCTCTGAAAGtaataagtattttaaaagtcttttgtATTCTATTAAAGAAAATCTGTTATACAGGGATCTCAATAAATTCGTTGATCTCAGAAATTCAAACAATATTTGCCTATAGCAAGTATTTTGATAGCTATGTATTTCACTTCCACTTGCCACAGATGAAAAAGGAAGTCTGAGAGAGACAAGAGTTGAGCACAGATCATTTAGTCACTTGAAAATTCCTCTTCTTGTTAAAGTGATCAAAACTGCTAATAAGTTAGTTGTGTAACATGGCATTTACGCTGAAACATCACAGTAATTCTACGTTATACTTACCAAACCTTGGTATCTGAAAGAATCATAAACACTCCTGATGAAGAGCCAGAATGGCCACAGATACTCAAATCTGAACTCCAGGACAAAATCTGCTAGCAGTACTAGTGCCCACACTACTAGGAACTTCAGATACAGAAAGGTACtgtaaagcaaaagaaaagtaatttcaatCAGTGTTTcaatagaaagaacaaaacaaaataacttttttttttaatttatttttttaattaaatgttcagGAATAAGAACTGGAGGCAACTGCAATACAGGTAAGAAAATTTCGTTCAAAATTACTTTACAAAACAGGTAGCTTTATTACGTTAAAATTGAGCCCCGTCTAATgaagttatttatatttttattttagaagagCCGTTATAGAAGGCTTGTTGCTCTTATAAGACATTCAGCGACAACCTCTCTTTAGCTTTGCACTGTATTTTTACAAAGCAATCTTGCAAATAGGGATGCTGTCACAGCTGAAACACCTCCCTTTCAGTTCGCAGTCTCTTGTACCTGCAGCTTAGAAGATTCTGTATTCCCTTCCTCAGACTATTCATTTTCCACATTTAACATAAACTGCACTATCAACAAATTTGGATATAATCTAAACCTGTAACTATAGCAGTTGGTGTGTTGACACTGAATTGTCAAAGGGTTATATATGACAATATCCATATTCAAGTAGATagatccatttaaaaaaaatggaggcaCATGAGTCTTgagaccacttttttttttcttttggttattTTAAAGCTACACTCCCTTATTCTTACTCCATGATTTTGAACCATTAATGATCCATCTTGGCTACAAAGGTCAAATTATTTTGAGATCATCACTAATACAGGAGCACTTGAGGGATAAGCCCAATCCATTCTGCTACAAAGGAGCAAGCAAAAACCCTTTTCCATCAAAGCCCGGAGACCTAGTGTATCACTGCAGTTCATCAAAAAGCAACCTTCTTGCACTACACTGGCTCATAACAaagttatttttgctttgtttttaatatatatatttaaaactaaggacagtttttccttttagtaACTTATTGTTCCCTCTGTATCACACTTCCAACATAACCAGCAGAACTTTGCCCTGGGACAGTTATTGCTATGTTGCCAAGAGTCAGGACACGCTATGCCAGGTAGGGTCCATGAGGAGCGCAGAAATTTGACGTGGCTTTTTGAGGAAGGAATTCAGAGCATCAGAGAAGATACACAACAGGGGACTTCTGTGAAAAGTGTTCTCtacctcccaccagatcaggtaGAACAACCTGCTCGATGCACTTCAGATAAAGTTTCGTCTCAAGAtgatgaaggaaaaacacagaaagaaaggcTATTATcagggaaacttttttttttaaagtttatttttactggTCTTATTGCTAAACTGTTGCACGTACTTTTGCTCCCTGCATGATGTAGAGCTATTCTGAATGTCTCTCCTTAGGAAACCTTTAATAAGATCCAGTCCTCTCTGTATTTCACAAACCTTTCCAATCCTCCAAATGATAGTGATGAAGTTTCAAACTCATACAACTGATACGATTTTTGCAAGAagttacaatttatttttcatctgccAACACCAAGGAAATTTGCTCCTGCTTGCAAATCGTTTCCTCCATCAAAGATTAACTGCATGTccctgaaaaaaacatttatcaaCTGACCTGGCCTTACCTCTTTACCCAccaaaaaaagcttttgcttaGCTACTCTCACTTACTGTGTGCCATCAGGCTGTCCCCCAAAGAGCCCAGTTCCAAGGTTTTCACTGTGACTAGAGCCCCTGAGAAGAATTTCTGAGGTGGAACCTAATATATGCTACAATAACACATACATGCTCTCTGGGGTATTTGCAAGTACACGCTTTAAATTCGTACTAATTCTTAACGACAGAGTCtagagaaaatgcatttcagaagtCTAGGACACAGTAAGTACATATTCCTACACTTAACCcacctctgcccccccccctttttgaaggtgttttctcCACTTATAGTGGAACCTGAAAAACAATATATCTGGAGCTTAACATAGTGGGACTGAAACGAATACGCAAAGCAGTTAAAGTGCTTCCTGTAGCCTCTTGAATGGCACGGAAATTAATGACGTGCACACCTAGGAAAGTCAGACTCAGCTTTTTTCAGTGTTTACGGAACCAGTCCCAGGCATTTAGTTGAAAACTGCTCTTGCAGAGGAACGAAGCTACATGAGACTACAGCAAGGTATGTATGAAAGCCACAGCAAAAACCCCGTCCCGGTGGGCTGTGCTTGCACTCACTGCCATCCTCCGCCCAGCCAACGCTCCGACTGCGCTGCGGCTTAACCCCGCAGCACCGCACCGCTCTCCCTCGGGAGAGGGCTGGAAGAAAGGCACAGCCCGCGGACTGAGCAGGGCAGAAAAGGCAGCGGGCGTGCGGCGAGGCCCGCGGCCGGCAGGGGCTGCTGCCGACACAGCCCCCGGGCAGGCTCCGAGCAGCGGCCACCCCCCAGCGACCTCGTCCCGCTGCGGGCCTggggcccggccgccccccggcaccggcacccccccccccccccgcctctcGCTTTGGCCACGTTGCCGAACCGCACGAGTGCGGCTCCGAGCACAAGCAGAAGGGCGGCTCCTGTGGGCAATCACCATTTTGGTTGCTCGGCTGGCAGAGCAGCTGTGCAGGCGCTTTTTCCCGGGTTCAAGTGATGGCTGTTGCACGCTTTTCTGCCACTGAAATCCGCAGAGACTGGATTTTTCTTAGCAAAACAGAATTGTCGGAACTAATTCAGCTGTTAGGTGCCAATCCAAGTTAAAGCACGTGCTGAATAAGATTACGGTTACATTCCACTCGTATCAAACCCAGAGGCCATGCTGAGGCTCCCCCCGTTTCAAAGTGGAATTGTAACAATGCAATGCTTGCAGTAAGGCTCGCCCAGCAGTACAGATCCTGCTTCTTGGCCATCTGAAGGGCTCAAAAGCAATGAAGAGTTTCGTGAGAATAAGACTAAAGACGCATGAAAgtttattccttttataaaaacCTTCATCCACTTCTGTTATCTCAACAACGAAGCTCACCGCTGTGCAAGACGTTCTGTTCACATCTTCACCTGCACGGGCCCGCGTGCAGACACGCACACTAAAACATTTCAAGGGACTGCACTCAGACTACTTCAGAGACTCCTGACAACGGGGCACGCTGACCCCCGT
This sequence is a window from Anas platyrhynchos isolate ZD024472 breed Pekin duck chromosome 24, IASCAAS_PekinDuck_T2T, whole genome shotgun sequence. Protein-coding genes within it:
- the MACO1 gene encoding macoilin codes for the protein MKRRSAECSKLRRPLKRNRIAEGIYGSTFLYLKFLVVWALVLLADFVLEFRFEYLWPFWLFIRSVYDSFRYQGLAFSVFFVCVAFTSNIICLLFIPIQWLFFAASTYVWVQYVWHTERGVCLPTVSLWILFVYIEAAIRFKDLKNFHVDLCRPFAAHCIGYPVVTLGFGFKSYVSYKMRLRKQKEVQKENEFYMQLLQQALPPEQQMLQRQEREAEEAKGLSEMDSSILLQHNGGIPTNKKVSATLPELEYREKGKEKDKDAKKHNLGINNNILQPVDSKIQEIEYMENHINSKRLNNDLVGSTENLLKEDSCTASSKNYKNVSGVVNSSPRSHSATNGSIPSSSTKNEKKQKCPSKSPSAHKDLMENCIPNNQLSKPDALVRLEQDIKKLKADLQASRQIEQELRSQISSLTNTERGIRSEIGQLRQENELLQNKLHNAVQMKQKDKQMISQLEKKLKAEQEARAFVEKQLMEEKKRKKLEEATAARAVAFAAATRGECTETLRNRIRELETECKKLTIDIKLKEDQIRELEMKVQELRKYKENEKDTEVLMSALSAMQDKTQHLENSLSAETRIKLDLFSALGDAKRQLEIAQGQIIQKDQEIKDLKQKIAEVMAVMPSITYTAATSTLSPVSPHYSSKFVETSPSGLDPNASVYQPMKK